The genomic interval ACGAGGATACAGTTGCATGATCTCGATagaaaaaatgtggagaaatgtgCTTAAGTCTTGAATACATATGGCATCCTCACTTTTCTTCACCTAACGGAGTGCAATAACCATTTCCTAGACGTACCCAGCCTTCCTTGCTTTAATGAACTCTACCAGCAGGCGGCAGCACAAAGACGAGGCTTGCAACATCATTCCTCGCAGAACCCAAGACCAAGGAACAAACAAGGACGGATTTAAGGCTCCTCCTTAGAAAAACGTCTTCCTATGCTGTTTTGCATAGGAAACGGCCTCTGATTTGCAGCTGGGGGTTGGAGGGATTCACCTTCACTTTGCTGTGGCCCAAGAGCCCTTCTCTTCCTTACTCTCCCTGCAGCATACTCTCTGGAGTGTGTTAAACTCAGCAAAACCTAATCCTTAAGGGTTGCACTTTCCCCCCGGTTAACCGGCAGAAAGCGGGTTCTTTGCCTTTTCCTGCTGACAAAAAAACAGGGCTTTGTTCAGTTATTTCCGTCTATGGCCTGTTACCGGGATGCTGGTTCCTCCATGCAGGACTGATTGTCCCACAGCAAGGCGCACATGTCCTCTGCTTGCGGAGAGGAAGTGTTGGGCATGCTCAATTCTGCACCTTATTTCGAGGAGGTTTGTGATGTCTGCAATGAAAGCGGAGTGCACACATGGCTGCTGCATCATTGGAAGGTctgctccttgaaggcagggctTTGTGTTATCCACTCTACCCCTagtgcttaaaacagtgcctgacacacagtaggcactcaacaaatagCCCTTGAGTAAATGAGAAAAGGCTATCAACCTTATACTCCTTTGTTTTCACTACCTCACTTCCCCAAACCCATGAATTCTAAGCAACTCACCAAACACCTGAATGAATTCCTGGCTCCAGGTCTCTCCTCTACCTGTTTTACCTTGACACTCACCTGTCACTGCCTGTTCTGACATCTCCAACCAGTATCCCAGTTGCCTATAGCTCAGAGTCAGAACAGCCCAGACTTCAGTTCTATTCAGTGTGGCATTAAGAGCATAGGTTTTGGAGGCTgcgcatggtggcttatgcctgtaatcgcaacactttgggaggccgaggcaggaggatcacttgaggccgggaatccaagaccagcctgggcaacatggcaagatccccgtctctaaaacaaaacaaaacaaaacctgataGGTTTTGGGGCTGAAAATACAGGAGTTGGAATTCTAATTCTGGCCCTCACTAGCCATGGTCATgtgtaaaacaggaataaaaatacTAACCTCATAAATTATGGAGATCCTAAATAAGATTTTAGTGAAGCTCCAGACAGGCAGAAGacattccatctttttttttttgacattccattcatgctttttttttttggttccaacAATTAAATCCCATGCTATCTAAACCTACTACGTGCTACCCAACCCAGCAACACACAACTGACTAAAAATATCCTAGTATCTTACACATGCTGGATTCATTCTAGACACACTTTTGCTAATGcaattccttctcctccttctcctttttttgactctgttacccaggctgaaatgcagtggcacgatctcagctcactgcaacctccatttcctgggttcaagcgattcttctgcctcagcctcccgagtagctgggattacaggaatgcgccaccatgtccagctaattttgtattttcagtagagacggggtttctccatgttattcaggctggtatcgaactcccgacctcaggtgatccgcctgcctcggcctcccaacgtgctgggattacaggcgtgagccactgcacccagtcctttttcttttttcttaaacagagtctcactctgttgcccaggctggggtgcagtggtgcaatcctggctcactgcaacctttacctcctgggttcaagagattctcctgcctcagcctcccgagtagctgggactacaggcgcccaccaccatgctcaactaatttttgtatttttagtagagacagggtttcaccatgttgggcaggctggtcttgaactcccggcctcaagagatcacctccacctcagcctcccaaaatgctgggattacaggcgtgaatcagtGCGCCCAACTTCAATTTCTTCCATAGTCTACATATTCTTCCCACTGTCACTGATCGTCCCTGTCTTGCTGACCTGTCACATTTATCACTCCATTTATTTGTACCTAATCATGCCTCCTTGGATTATGTCACATTTTCTCaggcatttgtttaaaaattctcTTGTATTGCCTCAAGATCTAGCATTTACTAGACGCTTAGTAAATGCTTGTTAAATCAGAGTTCAGTTGGGGCCcgagctgtggctcatgcctttaatcccagcactttgggaggctgacgaggGCAgtgatcacttgaagctgggagttcgagaccagccaggtcaacatggcaaaaccctgactctactaaaagtagaaaaactagctgggcgtggtggcacatgcctgtagtcccaggtacttgagaggctgagacaggagaattgtttgaaccagggcagcagaggttgtagtgagccgggattgtggcactgcactccagcctgcgtgacagtgagactccgtctcaaaaaaacaaaacaaaacaaaaaaaccagaggTTGGATTTACCTGCAAAAGACCACTTGGAGTCTTTTGCTGAATCCCACCCTTCTGGAAGTACTGGTTTTTAGGTGGCAAGACTAtgagccttcttttttttctttttttgagatggagtttcattcttgttgcccaggctggagtgcaaacagcgtgatcttggctcactgcaaactccgcctccagggttcaagcgattctcctgcctcagcctcccaagtggctgggattacaggcatgcgccaccacgcccagctaattttgtatttttagtagagatggggtttctccatgttggtcaggctggtctgcaactcctgacctcaggtgatccgcctgcctcagcctcccaaagtgctgggattacaggcgtgaaccaccgtgcccagccaagtatGAGCCTTCTTGATTGGCCACATGTCCTTAGGCTTTTCCTTGAGTCATCTTGATAGATGTCGCACTGAAAGGCGCCAGGAAAAAGGCGGCCTGGTCGATACCTGTCTGGCTACCTGGGAGTTGGAGCGATGCCCACAGCTGTGTCAATAGCAGCCTGGAGGTTGGAAAATCACCAGCAGTTCAGCTCCCCACACTCCACTCATGCTCACTGGGAACATTCCCCACAGTTCCATCTTTGGTCTCCTTGCTGTTCACTCTGCTTAATTCCTAAACCAGCAATTCCTTTCTGACCTCTTGCCTGGATCTCCTGGAACAGAAACCTTCAACACATCCCTCCTCCCTCTACCTCACCCAAGGGTGTCAGTCTTTCTTCTCAATACAGCCCATTCCCATCTCCACTGCTAGGCCAGCCTCTTCATTCATGCACAGAAAGCCTAACAGCGTCCACATTTCTCCAGTTGACCTATTCCTGGGGGCTCCTGTACCTTACGCCATTCATGACACAGGAATCCTATCAGTCCTATCAAGCCACATCTCCTCCGTGAAGGCTTCTCAAACCTCGGATTCCTCTAACTTGggacatgcacagcctcccctcCATTCAATGGACAAGCACATAAGTATTGCTTTGTATTTCCAATGACCATTTACTACTTGGAATACTTCTCGTCTCCTGATCAGCTTGTAAGCTCTTTGAGAACACACAACATAGCTAAAAACATGCATTTGTCTCTTCTGGGTCTTGGCATGTGGTATCTGTCCAACAGTTGTCAGAGTGTTCCCCAAATGCAACAACAGTGGTTTTGGTGATGTTggagggtggcaggggccaaACTGTGATGGTCCCCTAGAGTGAGCATCTCTATGAGCTTTAGGTCTCAATGCACAGGCATATTCAGCTGGACCACAACAGTCTCGCTTTCCTTAAGATTCTAACTTCCTTGTGGACAAGGACTGTGTTGTCGATCATGGCCACATCACAGCACCCGGCCAGAACTGACACTCAAAACACACCTGGGGTCCTCAGGAGGATGCTTTTGCTCAGTGGGAAAGGGGCAcacttctatttcttctttttatctctatttttcatagagatgggggtcttgccatgttgcccacctatttcttcttcttatctctatttttcatagagatgggggtcttgccatgttgcccaggctggtctcaaactcctggcctcaagtgatcctcatcttggccttccaaaatgctggattacaggcatgagccaccatgctcagcctgaaAAATTATCTTACTATGGCCCCTGAACTATcagataaatcattttttaatgacTTATTTACCTGTCTCTTAGACCCTGAGACGTAAGACCAAGAAGGGAAATGGACCTGTAGGCTGGCAAGACCTCTGGTGGGATGTCagagtgagatttttttttttttccgtgagtcagtgtctcactctgtcacccaggctggagtgcagtggtgcgatctcggctcactgcaacctccgcctcccaggttcaagcgattctcgtgcctcagcctcccgagtagttgggattacatacgtgcaccaccacgcctggctaagttttgtatttttagtacagatggggttttgccatgttgggcaggctggtttcagactcttgacctcaagtgatctgcccaccttggcttcccaaagtgctgggattacaggcatgagccacctcgtctggccacatttttttttttaagagacaaggtcttgttctgttgcttaggctgcagtgcagtagtgcgatcataactcactgcagcctcgatctcctgagctaaagtgatcctccctccccagcttcccaagcagctgggactacaggtgtgcatcaccatgtctagctaatttgtgaatttttttggtagtagagatggggtctcactatgttgcccaggctggtctcgaactcctggcctcaagtgatcctcccaccttgacctccctttgggattataggcaggaaccactgtgcctggccttggagCATGATGCTTTTATTGGAAAGTTACAGGATTGGGAAGTCTGACCCAATCTCTCCTTTGAGCCTACTTGAAGCTGTCATTATTCTTTGCACCAGTGGTGGCCCATCCCTAGCCTCTCTTTTCCATCCATACGGACAGACTTTGCTGCGTGCTTGGAGGCAACGTGCCAAAGGCCAGGCCTGCCACACATCACCATGCACCTGGACTCAGCTGCTTTCAGTCCTTGTGAGGGAAGGGGGCTGCAACCCAGCTATAGAAAAGGCCAAGCAAGCAACTTGGCCACTGAAGGTCTGCTGCTCTCCAAACAGCAGGTGGACAAGTGCTATGTGCTCGGAGCTTGTTAAGTAAATGCCAGCCACTGCCTCTTGTTCATAGGCCACCCACCCACCAGCATACCCTGTAATGAGAAATTCCTATTGCTTCTCAGCAAAGATCTCTGCCTAGTTAGCATTCAAGACCTTCAGAAACCTCACCCTTCTTTGGCCATTTGTTAAAGTCATTCTCACCCATACAAACTGCCTGCTCTGACCAAAGCAGGCTACTATGTCCCTTCCCTGAACACCCCAGCTCCCCAAGACCATCTGAGCTTGGCAACAATGGGCCCCTGCCTCCCCCAACCCACTCATTCCCAGGGTCCAGCTGTAGCATCATCTCCATGAAGCCTCTACTCtgtcactggagtgcagtggcacaatcgtggctcaccacagctttgaactcctgggctcaagtgttcctcccacctcagcctcctgagtggctaggaccacaggtgtgcaccaccatgtctggctacttaaaaaattttctgtagagacggagtcttactgcgttgcccagactggtctcccactcctggcctcaatcaatccttccacctcagcctcccaaaatgctgggattacaggcttgaaccactgtgcccagcctatgctACCTTTACTTTCGGGCAAATCTTACATTTCAATGAAATTTTCAAGGCAGAGAGCTTGTCTGTGTTTGTGCCACACATGACAGCTCACACAAAGCGATCAATTGGCAAAGGTCGAGTGCTCGTGGATCAGATGCCACACTGGCCAAGGCAGGGGCTCTTCCCTTTGACTCTTGCATGGAATGGGCCCTGACGGGAAGGTGCCAAACTCGACAGGCTTGGGGTTGAGAGAAGGGGGAGAAAGCCCAGAAGCGAGGCAGCTGCCTCGCTACTGAAAAACAAGAGATCAAGAATACCAGggtatgggctgggcgtggtggctcacatctgtcatcccaacactttggaacgctgaggtgggaggatcacttgagaccaggagttcaagaccagcctgggcaacatatcaagaccttatctctactcacaaaaaacttagccaggtggtGGTGtgaacttgtagtcccagctactcaggaggctgaagcaggaggattgcttgaacctaggagtttgaggctgcagtgagctaggactgtgccactgcattccagcctgagagacagagcaagacttcgtctcagaaaaaaaaaaaaaaaaaaaaaagagtagcagGACTCAAATCCAGTCCCATGCGCCATTCAGCAGCTGCACGATTTTACCTGTTCTTGTGCCAGTCTTCTCAGCTGTAAAGTGAGGATAACAGTTGTTCTACTTACCCACAGGATCAGAGTCAGAATCAAATAAGGACAGGCCCACGCTTTAGAAGCACTgtacaaggctgggcacggtggcttacacctgtaatcccagcactttgggaggccaaggcgggtggatcacctgaggtcaagagtttgagaccagcctggccaacatggtgaaaccctgtctctacaaaaatacaaaaaaatactagctgggcgtggtggcgggcacctgtaatcccagctacttgggaggctgaggcaggagaattgcttgaacccgggaggtggaggttgcaatcagctgagattgcgccattgcactccagcctgggccacaagagtgaaactccgtctcaaaaaaaaaaaaaaaagcagcagcactgTACAGATAGCAGCTGGTGTTAGTTACCAAACAGAGTTGAAAAAAGCTCAGACGGGGCCCAACTCTTGGCCCTAGGGCGAAGGTGgcttttatttcctctcttggggaaggagggggagggagctTTCCCAAGCACATCAACCTAAGGAAGGGGTGGTTGCGCCCCCAGCAGCGAGGGGCTGGAACTGCTGATCATTCGGAAGGAAGGGTTCGTTCTTGTCCACTTCCTGGCCCTTGGCTGCAGGGTGTGCTGGCAGGGGTCACTCCCCTTGGGGTGGCAGCTCCTGCATCAATGGAGGCACAAGGAGGTATCTGCTGGTGTTCACGAAGAGGAGGGGGCAGGCGCCCTGAGTGAGGGAGAAAGGGCTGGGGTGTCCGACCCCACGCCAACGCCTGCCCAGTATGATCACTTTCATAAGGCCTGGCTGGTGGGACTCCTCCCAGGAAGGCCCTGAGGGGCCCCTTGGTAGCGCTCCACGCGATGGCTGGTGCTTTAAATGTCCATCTCAAACTGTGACTCTTCACCTGGGGAGAGAGGGGACAGAGGGCCAGGTCAACAATGGGTGAATGCCTGGTATATAAGGCCAttctttcattgctataaagaaatacctgaggttgggtaatttataaagaaaataagttttttttttttttgttttgttttgttttttttgagatggagtctcactctgtctccgaggctggagtgcagtggcccaatttcggctcactgcaacctccgcctcctgggttcaagcgattctcctacctaagcctcccaaaagagtagctgggattataggcacccaccaccacacccaactaatttttgtatttttagtacacccggggttttgccatgttggccaggctggtctcgaactcctgatctcagatgatccaccctcctcagcctcccaaagtgctgggattacaggggcgagccaccgtgcccagccaagaaaagaggtttaactggctcacggttctgcaggctgtacaagcatgacgCCGGCCtcagcttggcttctggggaggcctcagggagcttatcGTCATGGTAGAAAGCAAAgcgggagcaggcatgtcacatggaggaagcaggagcaagagagagggtgGAGTGGCGCTCCCACACTttacaacaaccagatctcgagagaactcattcactatcatgaggacagcaccaagctgtgagggatctgtccccacaacccaaacacctcccaccaggccctacctccaacactggggattacaatttaacatgagatttgggcagggacaaatatccagacTATATCATTTCGTCTgactcttttgttgtttttgcttttttctttagagacagggtctcactctcttggcCAGGTTGGCGTGCAGttacacaatcatagctcactgcagccttgacctcctgggctcaaatgatcctctggcctcagcctcccaagtagttgggattacaggcatgcaccaccatgcctggctaattttaaaattttatgtggagatggggtcttgcattgttgcccaggctggtattgaacttctggcctcaagtattcatcctgcctcagccccccagagtgctgggatttcaggcatgagccactgtgcctggccaccagcTGATGTTTTTAGGGGCCAGGGACAGCCCCTATTTTTTGAAAGTGGATAACTTGTTTAgtttcacaggctcacagctggaAGGAAATTAAGCTTGAGATGAATCATGCTGTGAGTCTTGTCTGATTCAGATGAAATTCTGGACTTTGAACTTTTGAGCTAGGACTGCAACGTGTTAAGTCTTTGGGGATATGGGGACCaaattaatatatgtgtatatgagaaggacatgagtttGGGGGGTCCAGGGCtggaatgctatggtttgaaattCATacagaaacttaatccccaatgtaacagtattaagagttGGGGCCGTTAAGAGGTAACTGGGTCATgaaggctctgtcctcatgaatggattagccCATTCCTGGATTAATGGGTTACCACAGGAGTGGGCTAGTTATCACAAGAGTGTTATAAAAAGGCAGCTTGGTTCTCTCTCATGTGCCCCTCTTGCCCTGTGATGCCTTCcgccatgttatgatgcagcaggaggccctcaccagaagcccagcagatgctggcaccatgcccttggccttcccagcctctagaactgtaagaaataaaccatttttcttcataaattaccgagtctcaggCATTCAgttacagccataaaaaaacagactaagacacaggCAACTATTGTCTGTCTTGTACTGTGAGGTTCCCAAGGTAATTATGAATCATGTCCTGCAGGCCCTGGGGAGATTAATTCTGCTGCTGTCAGCAGAGCCAGCCCAGCTGAGGTCCCTGCTGCTTCCTGTCTGGGCCTGGGGTACGGCCTTCCGGGTGAAGGGTCGGCGGGTTCCAATCTGATTATAGTTGCCCGGAAGTGCTTACGCTGCATCATCTTGCAGTAGAGAACTCCAACACTCTGCCAAGCCAGTCAGGATGCCACAAAGAGTGCATTCACTTACACCACTACCACAGTGGCTGCTCTAATTACTCGGGAGGTGGGGACAGCAGGAAGGACCCAGCTACCAAATGTCAAATCGGCAGAGACAACTGGCTGCATTGTTTCTACCTGCCTTCATAAAGATCCACTAGGGGACCAACAGCCCAACAGGAGGCATCCCGGATGTATTTCTTATCTTGTAGACATATAATTTCCCAAAGGACAAGTACACTGTGTCTTTGATAACTTGTCTCTTGCACCACAAACATCATGGATGTGTTCCAAGTGGAAATGCTTCAGAGACAATTATACAGAGGCACATGCTTAAGTTGCTATGTGCAGCCGCTGCCATTTCAAACAAACTCCCCGCTAATTACATGACCCAAAGGTGCCAGATCACCTTTCCTGAGGTGCCTGGGCCCCTTTCAGGGGGAAAGTTGCTACCAATGAAGAGTTCAACCTCCCCACCCCTACTCTCACCCTCTGGGCTCTGAGCTGCTCCTTAGAGGGTAGGGCAGAGTCCCTGTTGTTCCTCCTCCCTGGAATTCCCCCCAGTGGATGGACTCCAGGAGCCTCATACATTCCCTTTCCCAAGGTAGAGCCTGGCCAAGCCCCGACACTCACCGCCAGCCCGCTTATCTTCTGGGCTATTGCGCAGGTGGCTCTGGCTGGCTTCCATGGGGGGCTCATCACTGGAAGGGCTGGTGACCCCGGGAatggtgggcagatcccttgggGGTGTTTTGGTCACAGGTGAGTTCCGACACTCCATCAGGAATTTCCGGTCATAGATGATCCTGGTACCTAGAAGGGCACAGGGAGGTTGGTCAAGCCACCTGCAACCTCTTGCCTGCtggttttcccactttttaaaggCGTGGCTGCAGTAGAGGCAGCAGATTCTCCTGAAAAACCCagaggaggccgggtgcggtggctcatgcccataatcccagcactttgggagaccaacatgggtggatcacctgaggtcaggagttcgagaccagcctggctaacatggtgaaaccccgtctctactaaaaatacaaaaattagccagcgtggtggtggtagcctgtaatcccagctactcaggaggctggggcaggagaatcacttgaacctgggaggccgaggttgcggtgagccgattgcaccactgtacaccagcctgggtaacagagcgagactccttttcattaaaaaaaaaaaaaaaaaaaaaaagccagagtagTGAGGCTTATTTGGGGGCCTGGCTGCCACCCTGAACTCTGCTACCTCCAAACGGCCCCGACTCCCCTTCACATGGAATGATCCAATGGAAGGGGTCTGCAGGCCACCGACTGCACCTGTGTCTTCCCAGAGCTCTGTGCACACTGTGCTCTGTCCCTATAGCCCCTCAGCTCACTCACCCACCAGGGCTCAGTGTTAATTACCCATGACAATCACATACCACGGTGGAAAAAATGCATTTCTAGTCATTATTCAGTCCTGTCCTTACAGCACTCCTGTGGGATACCCGAATAGCTGCATTTTACAAATGaccaaacagaaaatatttgtgattcaACCAGAGTAGTAAAAATAAGAACTttcgccaggtgtggtagctcacacctgtaatcccagcactttgggaggccaccgtgggagaactgcttgagcccaggagcttgagactagcctggataacttagagagacctcatctctacaaaaatgttaaaatgagtcGGGCATGAtgggtacgtgcctgtagtcccagctactcgggaagctgagacaggaggattgcttgagcccaggaggtccaggctgcagtgagaccctatctcaaaaagagagttcaaaaaaaagagagagaaatgcctGGGCTTTGCCGagaagagacagaggcaggagtgaAGGGTGGGCTCTCCTGCTGAGCCCCTCCTTTGTGAGGCCCCCAGTGTGTCCTGCCAGTGTGTCACTGACCTTGGAATTCTAccccaccctcccaagtagctgggattataggtgcgtgccaccatgcccagctaattttttgtatctttagtagagacaggatttcaccatgttggccgggctggtctcgatctcctgacctcgtgatctgcctgcctcggcctcccaaagtgctgggattacaggtgtgagccactgtgcccggcccctttatatctttttatagcTACCTTCTATTTATGGCAAGTGAATCCGGTGTTCCATATATAGTAGTGATAGCAATTCCttttaatatacaataatataataatatattacagattctataataaaataatgtaaattaaattcaaaagctaaggtgatataaagaaatattaaatatctgTACAAGTGGAATGCAAGTATGGTAATAATTGTGCAGATAAAACATGAATAACCCAAGTTTGGGAATCATGATTTAAGGACTTCGGGAATGCCCTTCCTTAGCAATAACCTTGAAATCTCTCCTTCACTTAGGGGCTATGATGAGTAGCATTCCAACAGCTGAGATTCATTTCTtacactttattttactttttttgatttttaatttttatggatccATAACAGTTGTACATATTGAGATTCATTTCTTGATGCTCAGCACTGGACTCTGTAAACCCCTAGAAAGGTACCAATTTCCATCTTGGAGTCTGAGTGTGAGTTCCTGAAACGGGGCTCTGTGCTGAGGATGACATGAGATGCTGAAGGGCAGAGGAATGCAGAGAGATACCTAAAGATAAACTTCACCTGCTGGCTGTGTTCCTCTAGTCTGGCTGTGGCCCCTCCAGGCAGTCACTGGTCTTACTCTCCTGTCCCCTTGCAGGAGAGGCAGTGATACTGAAGCTGACAGCCCTGCTCATTGCCTATGGGACTCCAGCACACAGCTGTCTCTTAGGAGGAGGGGTGTAAAGAACCAGGGTGCATTTGGGCTCCGTTCCCAGTCAGCTGTGTGACCCTATGCACCTTGCTCCTTGCACCCCCTGTTTTGGGCCtccatctcctcatctgtaaaataaagaccCATGCACCTTCTAGGTCTGAGTGCCTATGAGCCC from Gorilla gorilla gorilla isolate KB3781 chromosome 7, NHGRI_mGorGor1-v2.1_pri, whole genome shotgun sequence carries:
- the EIF4EBP1 gene encoding eukaryotic translation initiation factor 4E-binding protein 1 — encoded protein: MSGGSSCSQTPSRAIPATRRVVLGDGVQLPPGDYSTTPGGTLFSTTPGGTRIIYDRKFLMECRNSPVTKTPPRDLPTIPGVTSPSSDEPPMEASQSHLRNSPEDKRAGGEESQFEMDI